TCCCTAAATCTGAACTTTAAAATTCTCCTATTAAAATGAGGTTTGCCATAATTTCTCACAAGCCTGTTGCATGTGCTCATCAGCaataaacatttatataatGAACATGTACAATTATATAGTCAGGTCTTCGTGTGTCTAACCTGGGCCTGGTCCTTGCCGAGGTTTGGCAGCGTGAAGGGAGGCTGTGGGTAGATGAAATGATGGTGGATGTCTCTCTGAGAGGGCACAAACACCAGGCGGCAGCCAACACTGGATGAAGAAAACATTAGGCTTCATTATGGTAAAGGCTTCTGCTTACAAGATGCCATGACAAAAATGGCAGTCTTGAAGATTAAATAGCAGAAACAGTTCAGGGAATTATGAGACAAACCTTCTGGTGCCATCCACAATGCTCTCGATGCATCTTGAGAAAATGGCCTCAAACGTCTCGGTCACCTGGGCCTTCTATTTCAAACAACAGGCGGAGATTGTTATAGTCACATACATCAACCAACATGAGTGGAGGAGCTGGACACAGGTAATGATGGTATTGAACAAAGGGAAATTCCCATTGCCATGTATTGATGACATAAATTCAAATTAGACTGTTTTACAATGCAAAACATTAGATCTAGGAGCAGTGGGTATTTTAggataaacacacaaactgtcCACTGTCAAACGTACCTCAATTTGTTCATGTTTGGAATCCACAAATGGGCCCAGCTGAAGAAGAGAGTGGAGAATTAGAAAACCTACACATAACACGCAGTCATGTGacaactgtgtttgtgtgagataCTAAACTGTGACAGAGGAACAGATACGAGCATTTTGTGCATCTTGTGAGATGTGTTTATCCACCTGTATGTGGAATAACTGCTGTTTGTGATACAGcaaggataaataaataaataaaagaaagtgaCTTTACCAGCAGGCAGACATCAGGACGATCTCTGACAATGACACTGATTAGGTCCAgcagagggtcaaagttcaggctGTCAGAGGGAGTGTACGGCCCGCATGCCACCAGTACATTTATTGGCTCTGCAATCACATCATATGATGAGTGTGGATGCAGTTTacatgacagagagaaactAACTTTAACACCAGCAGACTGCAGTCACTCCTGATATTGAGGTTGAAAGCTGAAAAGGACAAGTTATTGTTGATGGTAAATGTAGATAATTGAAGCAATAAATTCCTCAGTGTGTGCTATATTGACAGGGAAAGCTAAGTTCTCTCGAATATCCGTGTCATGCCTACATGTACCAGGATGCATTGCATGTTCTGGATGGTCCCCACCAGCCATATCCTCTTGTGTGGCAAAtgcagcaacagctgcagcctcaGTTGCTCTCTGCTGCATTTCTTCAGCTGTCTATTCTAGCTTGAATAAATATGACTGAATATCCAGGTCAACAGACTACTACCAACACTGGCTGGCTGTCCACATAAAAGATGGCAGATTTTTCCTTAAAGGATGTATATTTATTAATCTAATCATTAGATTTACAGAAAATGTTACAGATTTTATCAACAAACATCACTTACCTTCATCCGTTTCCATTTTCACCTCAGAAGTGTAGAAAGGAAGAGGAACTCCCTAAAAAAAGAAGACTTTTAACAGAAGATACAAACAGGCCCCAGTTCTAAAAGTTAAAGTAATCAGAACTGCTAAAGTTGTGGACAATATCTCAAGTTAATATTGCTTTGTAAAGGTATAGCTGACCTCATAGAGTTTCGACGCCATCATTTTTCTTCCGGTCGTGTTCATCCCCTCCATCACCACCACCTGAGAGAAGACAACAGAGTTTCATACACTGTAGGTGGACAGTTTTTTATTCTTATGTGGCAACTGGTTGTCAGAGTTCTCGGTCAGACACTGGGTGAGTCTGCTACCCAGGTCCTTGGCATGCTCTGTTACTCTTGGTGGTCATGTATCCTGCTACACACAACTCAGTGCACAGGAAAAGGAGTGACCACCGCTTTGTGCATGCATTAACCCTGCAATCAGTATGCACTCTACTGTAGATTTCAGTGGCAGAATACAAGGCAGACAGTGGCAGAAAGCTGCACAGTTGGGTGTAAAATCCATCTGTAGCTTAATCTGCTTAATGAGAAGTGTCCTTTGGCTTACCTGACCAGGAAACAGGGAGTAGTCTTTAAGCTCTGATAGGTCAACAGGCACTTGCTGACCGCCCTGCTCTGGTCCTGCCTCCAGCAGAACCGACTGTGCATTCAGTTTGCCATTACTGTCACAGCAAATCTGACCCAGCACTGTTATACTGTCCTAAAGGTGGAGAGATGTAAAACACACCAAAGTGAGCAGTCAGGCAACACTTAATTATACACATATATTCAATAACTATAAACTGTatctggtttaaatcagctcATAAAAAAATGTGGGGCACATGGTAAAGTTATATTGATAATCAAGATAAACATGTATAATATTGCATATATTGCAAGTTGCAACTCATCATgccaatctttggtctgaactcaGATTAAGATATCCATAAAGTTACCAGAACATTTGCAAATCACATTTTAGGTTTCTACGATTTTACAGGTTTTTGGCAGCAGTAACACACTGCTGTACCTGAGCAGGCAGAGAGACGGGGGAGAACTCTTCGATGTTGAAGTGAGACTTCAGGCTGTCACCAAGCTCCTCTATCTTCTCTGTTAACACTGGGGAAAACAGACGCACACTGTTCAACTTCAAACAATATGTAGTAATATAAACTGTTTCTATTTATCTGTGACGGGTGTGCacagtttcatttaaaattcaAGAGAAATGTATGAATGTCAGAGTTATGCCATGTGGAGATTTAAAACTAAAGGAATCTTCCCTCCAAAGTAGTTTTATGAATTCACGGCTCTTTTACGTTTTTGTCTCTCACCATTTCGAACATCGCGCAGCCTCTGAAACATGTACTTGTAGCTGCACTGGAGAGAGTCTTCAGGCCCTTCCAGCAGCTCCAGCTGGACGCCTGCGCCCTTCCTGCCTGCCCAGCGGGTGCCCTGCACGGCTCCGAATGTAACCACCACCTCCCCTTTTCCTCCTCGCTGGCTGTACTTCTGGGATGGCGTTGCACTTCCAAAGAGAGAAGGGAATAAGTGTCAAAGTACAGCTAATGTCCATCTTAACAAGTGATTCAGTCTATTGGTAAAAAGTTCAAGTGCCTTGGTAGCAAAGTGTTTACAGGACATTGGGTCATCCCAGGTTTAATTCCAGCCTCGGGACCTTTGCTGCAGGTCATAAAATAAAGGTGAAAATGCCCCAAAAGTTATGTTtaaattttctttaaaaaagtatAGACTTCATCCATGCTTGGTTGAGTATTTGTAACTTTGTAATTCAACTAATCAAAAAAAATTACACTTTGAAACACAATACATCCTCACACAAGCTTTGTGATTTTAAGATAAACTGAGATTAAATAATCCTGTATATTGCTTGTTAACACTAGCCAAACACCAAGTGCAGGAGCACTATGACCTTGTGTGGATTCAActgagtgtttgtctgtgttgttgagTACCTGGGAGAGAAGCTGGCAGGTGACAGCAGCAGGCCCGGGCTGGCCAGCAGAGCTGCAGTTCTTTTTGAATGAGGGTGTTCAGGAGTGGTCAGTGCTCGCTTCTGAGAGCCCTatgcgcgcacacacgcacacacacattcagggtTGAGCACACAAGTGAGTCACACATAGTTTATTTAGCTTCAAAGGCATATATCGCTACATAAACACTACATGAAGTTACTGGTGTTGGCTTACCTTAGCAGGAGTAGAGTAAGCATCCAGTAgattctcctcctcttcctctactTTCATTCTGAACAAATAATGTCAAGGACTGTGACACAATAGCATTACCCACACTCATTAAAGACAACAGATAAATCCAGATAGACAAGCATGAAGACTTCACTGTCAAGGATACAGGTCCTGTAATGTGTGGATATCTCTGGTTCTGTTATGAGTCTCTTCTTTCCTGAAGCTTTGTTTGGATTTATTCTTCTTATTTAACACCTGCAAAGACAATGAACTCGCTGTGAATACAAAATTGGTGCCGTTTGTGACAGTGAGGACAACTTTCAACTAACAAAGACCCAAGTTCGCAGCAGCAATATCAGTAACACAATCCATATATGACATGtgacaaaacatcagtttagGATCTTGTTACCTCATGTTCAAATTGTTCCAGGGTGTCCATAGAGAGTTTTAGTCCATTTTTTGTGGTGCTGTAGGCCACCCACTCCAGCACCATCTCATCCGCCTGGATCCTGTTACAAATACACTGCTCCACCACTGAGGGACAGAGGAGATATAAAGGAAAGGAAGAGCTTTTAAAAATGGGATGTAGTGATTAGACTGAGTAGTTTGTGGTTGCTGTTAAGTGTGCTGTTTTCTGCTTCATAATGCAAATGTCATCTTTGTTATTGTCTATGGTTTGTCTGCTCAGAACATGATGGTTTATGCTAGTTATTGTCAGTTATGTGCAAATTTATAGTGTGCACCATTAGTGTGTTGCTATCCCTTTTCAAGTCTTTAATCTGTTGTCTGCTACATGTCATTAAAGGGCTGACAGTGTACAGAGCTATAAGGTATTCTCTGTTAAGCAGAAGTTGTCACTTAATAATAAGATGACAATAAATACTGTACAGTTACAACTGAAAATAATACTGTATATCAGCAGTGGGGGCACTATCACTCTGATATAAGtacatttaaatcaaacataTGAATGATGATTACAGATGCTTATGATGCacataaaatagtttgaatcaAATGAATATAATCCTTttacttatttcatttatcacaaacaacacacactaaTGAACATCAGTGTTATATAAATGTGGCAGATGTGTCCACCTGCAGTCACTGTCAAGATCGCTGTTAGGCAAATGAGCAAGACAAAAGAACATAAATGCCTACTTAATAACATGAAACCTCATCAACAGCGTTAAAAATCAGACACTATACATAGCATGTACCAGTACAGTAGTGTCACGTTACACACTGTTGACCATTTGGGTGGCTGCTGTTGCTCTTGGCTTAATTTGCAGACATTAGCGGGTGTTAGCTACTTACTCTTATCGAGGATGGCGTCATCTTGGCAGGATATGTCGAACACTTCCAGCTCTGATTTTAGGCTTTCTCCGTTTACTTGAGTCATTGTTTTGAGTTGTCTACCTTCGTTGTTAATCAATGCAAAAATGTAGATGATAAAACTTCAGTAGGTCTcgatgctaacgttagctatgctTTCACTTCATAGCAACAACGACAAGCTAATCCTCTCCACAAAGCGGGTGCTAAATGCTAGCTACAGCTGTTAGCTACACGTTAGCGTGCAGAGTAGCTCCAATCGACATCAGATGCACATTTCAGTTTATGATTTTACCGCGAAAAAGTGCTGCCGGTGTTGGCGGCCGGACATACGTCACATCTCAAAACAATAGTAAGCGGAAGTGAGCAGCgctacaaaaataaaagcttctacCGCCATCTTGTGGTCACCATGAGAATGTTTATTTAGTGTCAGCCCTCAGACCTGTCGAAAATATGTTAAACCAGACTGGTTATCCTTGCTTAACTTGTTGTACAGCCACAAACAATAGTATGAACTATTACTAAATGATgcaatatttaatattaaataataaaggtgtttatttgtttttatttaagggTTTAAGGCAAATTTAACTAATATAAATCgctttttaaactttttctaTTTTATAACTGTCTTAAGGAAACATCTGGTGTCACACCCAAACGTTGACAAGAACTGTGTATTTGTTCAATTAAAGGTTAAATAGATATCTTTATCACCAGCACATTTACAACATGCACTGCTGCCCTACTTTAAACTGCAAAAATATTCTACTTCACAGCCTTCCATAAACTCTTCCAAGACAAACAAGGACACGCTCAGATTTCTGTTCTTGTGGGCTCATCATCGCTCTCAGGATGTTCTTCCACCTGTGAAAGTAATGACGCGGTGTAAAATTGAGGATTATTGAGGTGTTGCTATAGTAACCGGTTGGTGTCAGTGAACAACAAACATCCCACTCACCTGGGCTGAGTAGCACCTGCCCCTGGGAGTGAATTTCCATGATGTCACCCTCCTCAGTGATTCACGGAGGGAGGCTGACAGGTTGTGAGTGTCACGCACctgacaaacacatacattatGGATGCACATCTGACTTCTGTCACACGATCAACACGCATACATGTATATAAGTGTGTTTACAGTGTCGCACATAACATCTTTGCCAGTGTTAAATTATGAGAGTTGTTGAAGTGAATGACTCTTTTATTTTAGAATGAACTGTATCTGCAGGGACTATAACTATATCTTTTCACACCTTCATCCTGTTCAGACAGGCGTTTCTGAAGTCCATGTTACTGCTGCAGCTCACAATACTGATGGACGAACTGAGAATCACCTCAGCAGATGAACGCAGCTTCTCCTGGTCCTTAACAGCCAAACATACACTATTAGGCCCATTAAGATATTTTCATTAACATACTGATTATTTTTtccaattaactgattaatcgtttgatttataaaatgtcagaaaataatggACAATGACCATTAAAATCTCCCAAAGCCCAgaggtgacatcttcaaattcaACAACAGCCCAACGTGCAAATGTGTAACATCTTTAGGGCTGCAGCTGATAATTATTCTcactgttgattattttcttgttttatcatttcattatttggtttataaaatgtcagaaaatggtgaaaaatgtcaatcagtgtttcccaaagctcaatatgacatcctcaaatgtcttgttttgtccatgacccaaagatatttagttATATTTAATGTACTAttctataaaatatataatcaacttttaaaattgttaaattaaattaaattaataattcattATTAACTACCTAATGCTACTAACAccaataatataaaaatgtaaattataaaattaacattaaagagtgattaaaaaaaaactttcatctccagtgtgtatgtgtgtgtcagacttGCCTTTTTTCTGTAATTTTGGGCTTTCAGCGTGTTCTGCAGCTCGGTCTGCACGGCTGATGTGACTGCCCGCCTGTTGTTGCTCAGAATATCCTCCAGGTAGCGCTCTATCAGCACCTCTGTGGCTGTGGGAGGatcaaagacacagaaaaaaaaatgagaaagacCAACTTTAGTGCAGTGCATTGTGATTAGACATGCAGCTGTCTCTCACCCATCATATCAGAGAGCTGGCAGGTGAAGGGGTCACTGTGCTGCAGGGACAGGAAAAGCAGGAGACCCTGCTGCACTGCTTCTTGCTCTGGGTCCTCACTGTTTTCTTGCTCTACTGTGTACACAGTGCCTCCGCTGTGCACAAGATCTGCAGAGAGGATGTTACAACATGTTTTGCGGAGTAAAAAAATGAGAGAATATGGGAGGAAAACATGATCATTAGTGACGATATTCAGTCTAAATGATAAACACACTGCAGGTCTACACTGGTACAGCTGTGGGGATCAACAATCCCAACATGTGCGTAATATCAGGGTAATGGAAGACGCACCTTGGGGTTGAGCAACTAATTGTTACATTTGGTTTTACAGCTCTAGCTTTAAAACCTGAGTTCCCTTTAGTTTAACAAGCTAACAGATGTTTACAAAATCTTTTCTTGggtgtaaaacaacaacaattctGAGGTATGGATCCTCTTCTCTCAAAATACCAGTGCAGACTGTGTTATGGCTCCTTTTTCTGTTTACATTCTGTACTGTGAATGAGTAAGCTGCTTGTGATTTCCGATGCCTGTGGTTTTACTCGTGGTTGTGATTCATTGTTTAATCTACAAGGACATGAAACGCTTATTATGCAAGGGCAGTTTCTGAGAAATCAGCTATGGAAATCAGCCATTTTTTAAGTAATACCAAGATTATTAACGGATGATTAAGCTACATTCCAGACAAAGTGTCCCTTCCCACTGAACCAATTTAGACCTAATCAGCTCACTCACACATGTTTTAGAATAATCCTAGCTTTAGCCTCGTCTTTAATTAACTTCACCGCCTGCCCGACAGAAAATCTCTAGTTACTGCAGGACTAAATTAAGGCCTAGATTAAACATTGAAGAAGGCAGAATTACATTTAGAAAGGCTGACTGTCTGGACACACAAGGAGTAGATGGTGTTTTTCAATGAAGACCAACCACCTGGTTGTCAAGTACATTCAATCATTGTCACGAGAACCATTTCCAAACCGTATTTGTAGGTACAAAGAAAATGCTCCTAAGAATTATGGTTGTGTCTGCAGTTGAAAAATTAATTTTGGAAAGGAGGTGTTATGTCGCCTGGatagtcttttttaaaaaacatatcagATAAAACACTAATGTTGATCACCCCTGCAAAATTTTAgactttctcctcttttttaatattaaactTTTCCACTTTTTCAAACTCTTATATCcgtctatgctctcttcaaagccaccaaactCCTTTGACAGTAATAGTAATTTAAccttgcagaacacaggagctactgttttaccactgcctcaatcacttacttagtttgtgttattgggtgtctttggtgaatctgaactaaccctttaaaacaccaaagtcacacaataacacaaacaaactaaccgaTTGAGaaagcggtagaccagcaggcAGTGTGCTCTGCAAGGTAAAATTTCCGTTTTTGCCAAAGgaatctggtggctttgaagagagcatagataatgGCTCCAGCTCCCCGTCAGAAAGGGaagtctgatggcaaggtaaagtggtaaaAATATTCTATATATGGCAtcaattttaaatgtgtttttttttttaacaagttcTTCTTTTGGGtgactaaaataagttttgctgACACTgtcatccacagcagtacacacATAAAGTATTTCTTTATAAGGCATGATAAAATGTTGGCAGCTACACCCACTTAGTTAAAGTCGGGGTGACATCACAGTCCAAGGAAAATATGACCAATATTAACACTGATTTCTGGTAAAAGAGAGGAGCGTCCAGTGTCGAACTTTAACACGTTGTAAACCCTTTCTCCACCCCAAAATCTCTGTGAGAATGTTTTGCACAGTGACTTCACAACACCTCTTGCATCATAACTAACTGTACGCAATAACAATAAGACACTAAAGAAGATTAGTTGCATGTGAATGAATTCACAGGAGACAAATTTAAGTCATGCAATGACAATCATTTCACTGCTGAAGCCCAAAATTGCAGCGTTGGAGCCTTTTCTCCGTGTCACTCTGAGGTTTTTGTTAttgtattctgtgtgtgtgttcttcttctacttctatTGTTCGGTGTGGTTTCATTCATATAATTCAAATCAGGGGCCTCTGTGATCCATTAAAGTTTTTATAGGCAGCTGCAGGCCAGGGCTGCGTGCTCATTCTCTAATAAATAAACCCAGGTGGTTGAAATTAGTCTGGTTCATTTCAGGCCTCATAAAATGTTTCCGAAATTCTGCCTTTTAAGACAGGATGAACTGTCCggggcttttatttttaccCTGTTAAGGAGAAAAGGTTCTCACAGTTCCTCTAGGAAATGACCTAAACTGGCCATCAGTATGTTTTGTTCTTATCAGTGACTGTTGTCTACCTTTGGAGGACAAGCAGTGAAGACCGTGCAGGCCAAGTTCCTGACAGTCCAAATGAGAAGGGAGGTTCTGGAAGAAGGTGGAGGGCCCTGTGAAAGGGACATTACTGGGGCCGCATACCAACACCTAGACACATGTGAAGTCAAGGAAGACTAATCCAAATCAGATGCCCGAACAACTAAGtcaacacaaaggagcagcagttATACTGATTTCCGCCCAAGATGTCTGATTTCATTGTTTTGATCATTAAAGCTTATGACCTTGAGGTTTCCGTTTGTAGATTGCGGTTTGGTTTGTAACTTTCTGAACCAACAGTCACACCCATTTTATGTCATGACTGGCTGGCTGTGCGGACTGCGGAGTAAGAGAGTAAGGTGGTTTTTAACCGTAGCTCCCTTTTTTACATACAACTATTTTAGTTTTATGTGAACAACCAAGTGCAACCCTATGAACGCCTTCCAGGAGAGACTGACTGAGAATGTGCACCGTCATCCCCATATCTAAACAACACTGCGTCTCCGCCCTCTCTATGACAAACAGCTTTTCCCTGGGCATTCGTGTTTAGCTGTTTGGAACAACTATTAACACTGTTGATTACAAATGTGGTCGGACAACATGTCTTTCAAGCTAGTTCTtttcaacacaacacaacccTGGTAAGACTGTTGACGATGTATTGTTGACGACAATACTCTCTTCTGTGTACTGTGAAATTGTATTATAATACTTATATTGTAAATTACAAATGCATTATTCTAATTGTACTTTTTATGGCCTCTCATGTGGAGAGTGAAGTTTTAGTTGTTAAAAGTACTTGAACTCAGTGAACTCACTTCCAGTGTGGGAGCAATGCACCATTTTCCAGCACAGCGCCATGGCCTCAGATTGGAGGTGCTGACCTTCCCATCTGCCTCCACAATACAAACCATCCCAGTGCGCACTGGAAATGATGGTCTGGCTGAACCAAACCATCTATAAAAATAACTCGGCCACGCCTAGAGGTCCTGTCCATGAAAACCACAcacaaacttaaaataaaacataaaatcagcAAAGGATATCTGAATGTGAGTAAGCTGTGTTGCCAGATTAGGGTACTGCAGCACACAGGGGCTCAGGAGTGTAACAAGCTGGATGCTGAGCTCCCCGAACAGGCCCTGGTCCATGACTTCAGGTGGGATGCTGAGTGGCAATCTGCCTCCGAGGACAGGGTGTCCTCCCTGACACCAGCATCCTTTCTTCACACACTCTGGAGGCCTTTGAACCCAAGAAGACAAAATCACTTTCTATAAACAACAGTGAACAtacctccatccatccatccatctgttttcatctccttatccggggccaggtcgcgggggcagcaggccgagcaaagcaccacgtccctctccccagcaacgctttccccttcctcctgggggacctcaaggcattcccaggccagatgagatatgtaatccctccagtgtgttctgggtctgccctggggcctcctaccagctggaggTGCCCAGGacgcatcctgatcagatgcccaaccACCTCaacagatttggaggtgctaaacacctgtacatttattttcaacatctttgtgttGCATTAATAGATGAGGAAAAGATTATTTTGTTTACACATCTGCTACTAAGAGAATTGAGACAACACTGAtccacacaaacaaccacaccTTAAATAATATCAAAAACAACATTACTGACCTTGCACTAGAGGTGACATCCAAGATCAGTGCTGGTTGGTTTGCCCATGAAACTTTACTCGTCATCTTCACTCTGCAGGAATATGAACGATGATGTTAGCACATCATAAAAACAGAAGGCAGAAGAGGCCTGGCTAGAGTATtaagtttttgtgtttgttattATGTTGTAACTCATAAAGCCACAAACAGCCACTAGTAAAATCAGATCTATTGCTGTGAGGGAAAtgatcactttttatttttaagtaaattTGTAATACACACTTTACGAGACAAAATAGATCAGTTCTGTGTAATACAGAGTGAATGAATTAACCAATACATTGAGTGTGTCAAATGTATACAGAAGCTAAACATAATCCAAAAACACAACTTAGTTAAGCAAAAGAGTTTCATCATGAAATAATCCAACAGATGAGAAATGTGCTTGACCTCCAAGAAAAGTAAATCTTTGAGCTTAAACTGGAAAGCTGGTAGTCATACCTAAAGTCTCGCTGAAAGATCTGCTGactgaatttgaatttaagTTGGATTTTGATCTGTGGAAATAAAGGGCAGTCAAATTTTGCTACTTAATTTACCACTATCCTGTAGGTACATGTCAGAGGGAAACAGATCCTACCTTAGCGTTAGCCAAACTGAACGCATGTAAGAACGTTTCTATACGAGCGCACCACTCTGGACTGAAAAGTCTTTCATCTTTCATCTGTGTAATGCAAAGATATAGACAGAGATTATATGTCATCCACAGGCTCACCGTGATCATCTATCAGTAATCACATTGGAAGTAGAAGGAAATATACTAAACTAAAAGTGTAGCATTAATCATTGACATCTGAGTAAGCTTTGTCCAGCTACTACAATCAGTAAAGTGATTCCACCCAAATATCTTGTgcttaataaaaagaaaatactcaGGCTCTAATATTAGTCCTTATAGTGCAGGAGACTATTGTTTGTACCTGAAAAGACAGGAGTATTTTGAGGGAACCATACAGGTCGGTGAAGGCACCCAGCTCTTCAGGGTCAGGCAAAGGACACGGCCATGAAGAGGGGAACATGCTCTCCTTCAagtctctgaggactaatgtaGTAAAAGACGGTGATGAAGTGTATAAAAGCTTAAGAGTTGTGTACAtatcaagtgtgtgtgtacataccaGGTTGGAGTGCTTTCATTTTAATCCCTGTACACCAGGGACCAGCAGCTGCAACTGCACCACAGATGCGAACActgttaaaacactttctgtacATTGCATGCTTTATATCCTAGAAATCACAGCTGCTGTCACTTCCCTTTTTATCTATAACCTAGGTTTTTCAAGCAATCAAGTGCGAGCTGAAATTAGTCAAAATAAATGCCTACTGGTGTGactaattcattcattcatcttctaaccgcttcatcctcttgagggtcgcgggggggctggagcctatcccaggtacatcaggcgagaggcaaggtacaccctggacaggtcgccagactatcgcagggctgacacatagagacaaacaaccgttcatgctcacattcacacctatggacaatttagagttaccaattaacctagtccccaatctgcatgtctttggactgtgggaggaagccggagtgcccggagagaacccacgctgacacggggagaacatgcaaactcagcacagaagggctcccacgcccgggatcgaaccggcaaccctcttgctgtgaggcgagagtgctaaccaccacaccacc
This region of Epinephelus fuscoguttatus linkage group LG9, E.fuscoguttatus.final_Chr_v1 genomic DNA includes:
- the pola2 gene encoding DNA polymerase alpha subunit B, translating into MTQVNGESLKSELEVFDISCQDDAILDKMVEQCICNRIQADEMVLEWVAYSTTKNGLKLSMDTLEQFEHEVLNKKNKSKQSFRKEETHNRTRDIHTLQDLMKVEEEEENLLDAYSTPAKGSQKRALTTPEHPHSKRTAALLASPGLLLSPASFSPSATPSQKYSQRGGKGEVVVTFGAVQGTRWAGRKGAGVQLELLEGPEDSLQCSYKYMFQRLRDVRNVLTEKIEELGDSLKSHFNIEEFSPVSLPAQDSITVLGQICCDSNGKLNAQSVLLEAGPEQGGQQVPVDLSELKDYSLFPGQVVVMEGMNTTGRKMMASKLYEGVPLPFYTSEVKMETDEEPINVLVACGPYTPSDSLNFDPLLDLISVIVRDRPDVCLLLGPFVDSKHEQIEKAQVTETFEAIFSRCIESIVDGTRSVGCRLVFVPSQRDIHHHFIYPQPPFTLPNLGKDQAQRVTLVPDPCTLLIDGVTFGVTSTDILFHMGAEEISYGTGSDRFSRILKHMLTQRSYYPLYPPVEEVNMDYEKFQSFGQMPLTPDVLIVPSELRYFVKDVVGCVCVNPGRLTKGQVGGTYGRMLIQRSTASEDGQRVSPCLAAQVVKI
- the zgc:195212 gene encoding DUF4554 domain-containing protein, producing MTTEGDILCLHEWARHARNLTTSACYSARAWQLNCFSQLKMLKEIQQVLRLVMLFGKHRQHPCFKTTGGLLVLLWTETEASVQSTNCTVAAAGPWCTGIKMKALQPVLRDLKESMFPSSWPCPLPDPEELGAFTDLYGSLKILLSFQMKDERLFSPEWCARIETFLHAFSLANAKIKIQLKFKFSQQIFQRDFRVKMTSKVSWANQPALILDVTSSARPPECVKKGCWCQGGHPVLGGRLPLSIPPEVMDQGLFGELSIQLVTLLSPCVLQYPNLATQLTHIQVLVCGPSNVPFTGPSTFFQNLPSHLDCQELGLHGLHCLSSKDLVHSGGTVYTVEQENSEDPEQEAVQQGLLLFLSLQHSDPFTCQLSDMMATEVLIERYLEDILSNNRRAVTSAVQTELQNTLKAQNYRKKDQEKLRSSAEVILSSSISIVSCSSNMDFRNACLNRMKVRDTHNLSASLRESLRRVTSWKFTPRGRCYSAQVEEHPESDDEPTRTEI